Below is a window of Haloglycomyces albus DSM 45210 DNA.
CCGGTGATGATTGCCCTGGTCAACGGCCCTATCATCACCTTGATTGCCGGAATGGTGTCGGTCGCCGCCTATATCTCGGGGCGTTCGGTTTCGGCCTACGGGCTGGAAGCCGACTGGTGGATCGACATCCCCAGCGTCCTGATCATCGCCCTGCTCGCGGTGTTCTTCGCCTGGGCACGCGGACGCCTGATCGACCGTCTACTGGGCATCACCATGGTCGCCGAGACCACGCAGCAGGCCATCGTGCCCGAAGCGCCCCGCCACGTGGGGCCCTACGAGATCGCCTCCGTGCTGCGCACGCCGCAGGGAAGCACCAACCTCGTCGGGGGCGATTTTTTCGACGTGGAGGCCTCCGCTCACGGCATGCGTCTCATCCTGGGCGACGTTCAAGGTCATGACCTGCAGACCATTCAGATCACCAATACCATTATGGGAGCGTTCAAGGAGCGCGCCGGAGACGACATATCGCTGTCCCTACTGACCGAACGGCTGCACCGACGCATGGTCGCGATCAACTCTGGACTGTCCGAATGGCACCAACGTTTTGCGACGGCCCTGGTGGCGGAATTCCGTCCCTGGGACACCAGCGTGACCTTCTTGACCTGCGGGCATCCGCCTCCCGTGCTGATTCGCGACGAGGCGCGACTGCTGTCGCTGCCCGCCCTGCCGCCGCTGGGAGTCGAACATCAGCAGAACTTCGAGTCGTATGTGCGACAGACGCCGTTCCACCCCGGCGACATGATCCACCTCTACAGCGACGGCATGGTCGAGGCCCGCAACTCGGCCGGAGACGAATTCCCCATGGTGAAATACATGAACGAATACCTCCGCCGGGATTATCCCCGCGATCCGGAACTGTTCATCGACTTCATTCGGCAGGCGTTCTTCCGCAACAACTTCGTCATCACCGACGACCTCTCCAGCCTGACCATCCTTTACAACTGATCGACCGTTTACTCGGCGCGCCGTCCCGCGCACCCGGCCTCAGTCGTCGTTGTGCTTGTCCAGAAACTCGTACACCTCGGTCTCGTCGACGCCCGGAAACGACCCGGGGGGCATCGCGGCCAGGTGCGAGGAATTGGCGCGCGCACTCGGCCAGACGTTCCCCGCCCAGGTCATCGACAGGTCGGCCGGCGGGCGGCGGCAACAGTCGGGTTCCGGACAGCGGCTGCGGGAACGCGAGGTGGTGTCCTTACCACGGAACCATTTCGAATGGTCGTACGGAACGCCGACGCTGAGGGAGAACTCGCCGTCGGGGCCGCTCTCGGTGCGTGCCGTGCACCAGAACGTTCCGTTCGCCGTGTCGGTGTACTGGCTGAAGGCGCTGAACTTGTCGGTGACGTCGAAGACCTGTCGACTCGTCCAGTAGCGGCAGATGGGCTGACCCTCGATGGCCCCGGTCGGATCTTGGGGGAAGGCGACTCCGTCGTTTTCGTAGGCTTTGAAGATGATGCCGGACTTGTGGACCTTCTGGAAGTGCGTGGGGATGCCCAGGTGTTGCGTGGCGAGGTTGGTGAACCGGTGCGCGGCGGTCTCATAGGAGACGGCGAAATTGTCGCGGAGATCCTCGACCGCGATCTGCTTGTTGCGCATCGCGTCGCGGAGAAAGTCCACCGCACTGCTTTCGGGAACGAGAAGCGCGGCGGCGAAGTAGTTCGTCTCCACCCTCTGAGCGAGGAAGTCCGAGTAGTCGGTGGGAACGGTATGACCGAGAACGTAACTTCCCAGCGCTTGCAGCAGGATGGCGCGCGGGTCGTGGGAACTGGTCTGCTTCTGAGTCAGGTAGATACGGCGATTGCGTAGATCGGTCACCGAACGGGTGGAATGCGGCAGGTCGTTGACGTGATGCAGGCTGAAACCCAGATGGCTGGCCAGGTCGGAAATGGCGTGCTGGCTGAGCGGACCGCTGGTGTAGCCGACCTCGTGGAGGAGCTTGCGGACCTCCTGCTCGATCTCCCCGAAGTAGTTGTTCTTATCGCGCATCCGCAGCCGTAGCTCGCTGTTGGACTGCCGGGCCTCTTCGGGCGTGGCGGCGCGGATATTGGTTTGGCGTTGCACCTCCCGGTGCAGCCCCACGAGCGATTCGAGCACTTCGGTGGGGATGCGGGACGACGGTTTGACGTTCGGCAGGCCCAGACTCCGGTAACCGTCTCCGCGCTGGGCGCGTTCGAGTTCGATTTCCAGCGCAACGCGGCGGTCCGGCGGCTCGGTGCCGAGTAGATCGTCGGTGGAGACGTCAAGCGCCTGCGCCAGAGCACGCAGTAGGGAAAGTTTGGGTTCTCTTTTCCCGTTCTCAATAAGTGACAGTTGGCTGGGTGCGGTATTGATCAACTCGCTCAGATCGTCAAGAGTGTAATTTCTTTTCTTACGCAGATAGCGGATGCGCTTACCCAGAGCGATGAGGTCAAGGCCGGTGTCGTCGGTATTTGTCGGTTCTTCGGAGGTGGTGGCTCCCCACGGGCCGGGGTCGGTAGCGGGTTGTTCCTGGTCGGGTCGTTGCTGTTTATTCGGAAACCGGTTTGTGGGAGATTTATTCGCCATATCTTTATTATTAGTGAAGATCGGCGGTTCTTTCCACCTTTGAGCCCTTCTTTTTCACTGTTTTGCCTGAGAAATTGGTATTACCGGCAAGTAATGGTCGCCAGTGTGGCGATTAGCTCAGTATGACGCAGGAGATAACCATGACTGATCACCGTTCCGACAAGGTCCAGACCGCTGAGGAACTGAGTGCCGATTGGGAGTCCAACCCCCGGTGGGCGAATATTACTCGTGACTACAGCGCTGAAGATGTCATTGCCCTGCGTGGACGGGTGCAGGAGGAACACACTCTCGCCCGTCGCGGGGCTGAGAAGCTCTGGAGGCAGCTGACGACTGAGGCCGAGACCGATGGTTACACCAACGCTCTCGGAGCCCTCAGCGGAAACCAAGCCGTCCAGCAGGTCAAAGCCGGTCTGCGCGCGATTTACTTGTCGGGATGGCAAGTCGCCGCCGATGCGAACCTGTCTGGTCACACCTACCCCGACCAATCGCTCTACCCGGCCAACTCGGTCCCGGCCGTCGTGCGACGTATCAACAACGCACTGATGCGCGCCGACCAGATCGAGTTCGCGGAGGGCGAGCAGTCGGTGGAAGACTGGCTGGTTCCCATCGTCGCCGACGCCGAAGCGGGCTTCGGTGGACCGCTGAACGCCTATGAACTCATGAAGGGCATGATCGCCTCCGGTGCCTCAGCGGTGCACTGGGAAGATCAGCTCGCTTCGGAAAAGAAGTGTGGTCACCTGGGTGGCAAGGTTCTCATTCCTACCAGTCAACACATCCGCACCTTGAACGCCGCCCGGTTGGCCGCCGACGTCGAAGGGGTTCCTTCCCTGCTGGTGGCCCGCACCGACGCGGAGGCGGCCACTCTGATGACGTCGGACATCGACGAACGCGACCGTCCGTTCCTCACCGGCGACCGCACCGCGGAAGGATACTTCCAGGTGCGTGGGGGCATCGAGCCGTGCATCGCTCGCGCCAAATCCTACGCTCCCTACGCCGACCTGCTGTGGATGGAGACCGGTACGCCGGACCTGACCGTGGCACGTGCCTTCGCCGAGGAAGTGAAGGCCGAGTTCCCCGATCAAATGCTGGCCTACAACTGTTCGCCGTCGTTCAACTGGCGGCGCAACCTGGACGACGACACCATCGCCAAGTTCCAGAAGGAACTGGCCGCGATGGGTTACACCTTCCAGTTCATCACTCTGGCGGGCTTCCACGCGCTCAACTACTCCATGTTCGACCTGGCCCACGGCTACGCCGACGGGGGCATGAGCGCCTATGTGGACCTGCAGGAACGCGAGTTCGCCGCCGAGGAGCGCGGCTACACGGCGACCAAGCACCAGCGCGAGGTCGGTACCGGGTACTTTGACCGTGTCAGCACGATTCTCAACCCGAAGGGTTCTACCCTGGCGATGGTGAACTCCACCGAAGCCGGACAATTCGAATAGTTCGACCCGAGGTGAGGGGCGACCTGGCCCCTCACCCCCATCCGACACGGACAGACACCCCTACTTGAGGAGTCCAGATGAACGCAGTCCAGAATTCGTCGATCAAGATCAGTGGGCCGACCGTCGCGCGCCAGGACGAGATTCTCACTCCCGAGGCGCTTGACTTTGTATTGCAACTGCATCGCGCCTTCATGGGGGAGCGGCACGAGCTGTTGCTGGAGCGTCAACGCCGCCGCGAGCGCATTTCCAACGGCGAAGACCCGACGTTCCTGTCGTCCACCGCCGACATCCGCGACGACACCGAATGGCAGGTAGCGCCACTCGCTCCCGGTCTGGAGGACCGTCGGGTGGAGATCACCGGGCCGTGTGAGAAGAAGATGACGATCAACGCGCTGAACTCCGGCGCGAAGTGCTGGCTGGCCGATATGGAAGACGCTTCCAGTCCCAGCTGGGAAAACGTCATCAACAGCCAGTTGAACCTGATCGACGCCTTGGAAAATCAGATCGACTTTACCGGCGCGAACGGTAAGACCTATGCTTTGAAGTCCTCCGACATCACCGAGCTGGCCACGATCATCGTGCGTCCCCGCGGGTGGCACCTGGTGGAGCGGCACCTGGAGGTGGACGGGGTTCCCGTCAGCGGCGGACTCGTGGACTTCGGGCTCTACTTCTTCCACAACGCGCAGCGCCTGCTCGACAAGGGACGCGGACCGTACTTCTACATTCCCAAGCTGGAGTCCGCCGCCGAGGCGCGCCTGTGGAACAAGGTCTTCGTCATGGCGCAAGACCTTCTGGGGATTCCGCAGGGGACGATCCGGGCCACGGTTTTGATCGAAACCATCACCGCCGCGTTCGAGATGGAGGAGATTCTCTATGAACTGCGCGATCACAGTTCCGGTTTGAACGCGGGCCGGTGGGACTATATTTTCTCGGTGATCAAGAACTTCCGCAATCGCGGTAATCGTTTCGTGCTGCCGGACCGGCAGAGTGTCACGATGACGCAGCCGTTCATGCGGGCTTACACCGAGCAATTGGTTCGTGCCTGCCACCGTCGTGGTGCCTCCGCAATCGGTGGTATGGCCGCCTTCATTCCCAACCGCCGCGACGCAGAGGCCAATGCCAGGGCCTTTGAGGCCGTGCGCAATGACAAGATGCGTGAGGCCGGCGACGGGTTTGACGGTTCATGGGTGGCCCACCCGGATTTGGTTCCCGTGGCGATGGAGATGTTCGACGAGGTTCTGGGTGACAAGCCCAACCAGATCGATCGCCTCCGCGAGGACGTTCGCCCTGATGCGAAGGCGCTGATCGACATCAGCACCGTCAAGGGGACCATCACCGAGGTGGGCATCCGTTCCAATTTGTCCATTGGATTGCGCTACATCGAATCGTGGCTGCGTGGTGTCGGGGCCGCCGCCATCAACAATCTGATGGAGGACGCCGCCACGGCGGAGATCTCCCGGTCACAGATTTGGCAGTGGCTGCATACCGGCTCCTACACCGAGGACGGCCGTCCCGTCACCTTGGAGTGGGTGAGCCGCCTGTTGAGCGAAGAGTTCTCGTATTTGGATCGTTTCGACGGGGATCGCTTCGACGATGCCCGGGAGATCTTGCGTGAGTGTGCCCTGGGAGAGGAATACCCCACGTTCCTCACTCTGCCCGCCTATGCGCGCTACCTGGTGGCCACTCAATAGTCGTCTACCGCAATCGTCGGTAGTCGGTCGGCGCGGCGAATCGGGGACGGGAGCC
It encodes the following:
- a CDS encoding PP2C family protein-serine/threonine phosphatase; translation: MAGHEHEQLRQGSVRRYVDEGRFWSYVARDRTTVLWFRLLPFVVIGALMLVNYLDDELVRGRYVLVVAPVMIALVNGPIITLIAGMVSVAAYISGRSVSAYGLEADWWIDIPSVLIIALLAVFFAWARGRLIDRLLGITMVAETTQQAIVPEAPRHVGPYEIASVLRTPQGSTNLVGGDFFDVEASAHGMRLILGDVQGHDLQTIQITNTIMGAFKERAGDDISLSLLTERLHRRMVAINSGLSEWHQRFATALVAEFRPWDTSVTFLTCGHPPPVLIRDEARLLSLPALPPLGVEHQQNFESYVRQTPFHPGDMIHLYSDGMVEARNSAGDEFPMVKYMNEYLRRDYPRDPELFIDFIRQAFFRNNFVITDDLSSLTILYN
- a CDS encoding helix-turn-helix domain-containing protein, whose product is MANKSPTNRFPNKQQRPDQEQPATDPGPWGATTSEEPTNTDDTGLDLIALGKRIRYLRKKRNYTLDDLSELINTAPSQLSLIENGKREPKLSLLRALAQALDVSTDDLLGTEPPDRRVALEIELERAQRGDGYRSLGLPNVKPSSRIPTEVLESLVGLHREVQRQTNIRAATPEEARQSNSELRLRMRDKNNYFGEIEQEVRKLLHEVGYTSGPLSQHAISDLASHLGFSLHHVNDLPHSTRSVTDLRNRRIYLTQKQTSSHDPRAILLQALGSYVLGHTVPTDYSDFLAQRVETNYFAAALLVPESSAVDFLRDAMRNKQIAVEDLRDNFAVSYETAAHRFTNLATQHLGIPTHFQKVHKSGIIFKAYENDGVAFPQDPTGAIEGQPICRYWTSRQVFDVTDKFSAFSQYTDTANGTFWCTARTESGPDGEFSLSVGVPYDHSKWFRGKDTTSRSRSRCPEPDCCRRPPADLSMTWAGNVWPSARANSSHLAAMPPGSFPGVDETEVYEFLDKHNDD
- the aceA gene encoding isocitrate lyase; protein product: MTDHRSDKVQTAEELSADWESNPRWANITRDYSAEDVIALRGRVQEEHTLARRGAEKLWRQLTTEAETDGYTNALGALSGNQAVQQVKAGLRAIYLSGWQVAADANLSGHTYPDQSLYPANSVPAVVRRINNALMRADQIEFAEGEQSVEDWLVPIVADAEAGFGGPLNAYELMKGMIASGASAVHWEDQLASEKKCGHLGGKVLIPTSQHIRTLNAARLAADVEGVPSLLVARTDAEAATLMTSDIDERDRPFLTGDRTAEGYFQVRGGIEPCIARAKSYAPYADLLWMETGTPDLTVARAFAEEVKAEFPDQMLAYNCSPSFNWRRNLDDDTIAKFQKELAAMGYTFQFITLAGFHALNYSMFDLAHGYADGGMSAYVDLQEREFAAEERGYTATKHQREVGTGYFDRVSTILNPKGSTLAMVNSTEAGQFE
- the aceB gene encoding malate synthase A, which encodes MNAVQNSSIKISGPTVARQDEILTPEALDFVLQLHRAFMGERHELLLERQRRRERISNGEDPTFLSSTADIRDDTEWQVAPLAPGLEDRRVEITGPCEKKMTINALNSGAKCWLADMEDASSPSWENVINSQLNLIDALENQIDFTGANGKTYALKSSDITELATIIVRPRGWHLVERHLEVDGVPVSGGLVDFGLYFFHNAQRLLDKGRGPYFYIPKLESAAEARLWNKVFVMAQDLLGIPQGTIRATVLIETITAAFEMEEILYELRDHSSGLNAGRWDYIFSVIKNFRNRGNRFVLPDRQSVTMTQPFMRAYTEQLVRACHRRGASAIGGMAAFIPNRRDAEANARAFEAVRNDKMREAGDGFDGSWVAHPDLVPVAMEMFDEVLGDKPNQIDRLREDVRPDAKALIDISTVKGTITEVGIRSNLSIGLRYIESWLRGVGAAAINNLMEDAATAEISRSQIWQWLHTGSYTEDGRPVTLEWVSRLLSEEFSYLDRFDGDRFDDAREILRECALGEEYPTFLTLPAYARYLVATQ